One region of Oryza sativa Japonica Group chromosome 5, ASM3414082v1 genomic DNA includes:
- the LOC136356687 gene encoding putative glycine-rich cell wall structural protein 1: MDKKQCGAKGGGGGNARRSATGGGAGRMHRKGKHQGDGGGGGGKRREIKVVYIANPMRVTTSEEGFRALVQELTGRHADPSKYRGGGGGAPVDETSGGGGGGGGEMMQGAAAMMQPSPGSTVDSSSTDHGGAGAGGQGAGLQAAALDDDENSFIAPELIDNRYSVCFSPPTFLYGGGSHTYDGDDYGL, translated from the coding sequence ATGGACAAGAAGCAGTGCGGCGCcaagggcggaggcggcggcaatgctCGCCGGagcgcgacgggcggcggcgcggggaggatGCATCGGAAGGGGAAGCATcagggcgacggcggaggcggaggagggaagaggagggagaTCAAGGTGGTGTACATCGCCAACCCGATGCGGGTGACCACCAGCGAGGAGGGCTTCCGCGCGCTCGTGCAGGAGCTCACCGGCCGGCACGCCGACCCGTCCAAgtaccgcggcggcggcggcggcgcgcccgtCGACGAGaccagcggcggtggtggcggcggcggcggcgagatgatgcagggcgcggcggcgatgatGCAGCCCAGCCCGGGCAGCACCGTGGACTCGTCGTCGACggaccacggcggcgccggcgccggcgggcaggGCGCCGgcctgcaggcggcggcgctggacgacgacgagaacagCTTCATCGCGCCGGAGCTGATCGACAACAGGTACTCCGTCTGCTTCTCGCCGCCGACGTTCCtctacggcggcggctcgcacacctacgacggcgacgactaCGGTTTGTAG